A window of the Terriglobia bacterium genome harbors these coding sequences:
- a CDS encoding ankyrin repeat domain-containing protein codes for MRVKRPGFAVVIALLMSVCLFAEEGKEGSVNADGTSPLHWAVRADDAPAVDRLLRSGADAKAADRYGVTSLYLAAVNGNAAIIGKLLDAGADPNSKDPAGETTLMTAARTGTPDALKALLERGANVNAVDPEFQQTALMLAVRENHPAAVQLLIERGAELNAHTRSGETPAFRPPCKGTGCGSEGVGINRGGLPDRGIRAAITGGLTSLLYAARDGRPEAARLLVDAHADVNLADPNGISPLLMSIMNGHLDVARFLLDHGAGIETADFWGRTPLWAAVDLRNMELDHGNDVGVDRAPVIDFIKLLVDRGANVNVRTKEVPPGRRWLYSLGDVSWVDMTGQTPFLRAALSGDAITMRFLLDHGADPNLATLGGTTPLMAAAGVNWTVAQTYTVSKESLLEAVKICLEKGADVNATNSMGLTAVMGAANRGSDDIIKFLAEHGARVDVKDASGRTAVTWAEGVFLASVGAERKPTTVALLQQLMGNGK; via the coding sequence ATGCGGGTGAAACGTCCTGGTTTCGCGGTTGTAATCGCGCTGCTGATGTCGGTCTGTCTTTTTGCCGAGGAGGGAAAAGAAGGCTCCGTCAACGCCGACGGCACATCCCCTCTGCACTGGGCGGTTCGCGCCGATGACGCGCCGGCCGTCGACCGGTTGCTGCGCTCCGGCGCGGATGCCAAGGCGGCCGATCGTTACGGTGTTACTTCGCTTTATCTTGCGGCCGTGAATGGCAATGCCGCCATCATAGGCAAGCTGCTGGATGCCGGAGCCGATCCGAATTCCAAAGATCCTGCCGGCGAAACAACCCTGATGACCGCTGCTCGTACCGGCACTCCCGACGCGCTGAAGGCGCTGCTTGAGCGCGGCGCGAACGTAAATGCAGTCGATCCGGAGTTCCAGCAGACGGCCCTGATGCTCGCGGTCCGCGAAAACCATCCCGCCGCGGTCCAGTTGCTGATCGAACGCGGCGCCGAACTCAACGCCCACACGCGGAGCGGTGAGACGCCGGCTTTCCGTCCGCCATGCAAAGGCACGGGCTGCGGCTCCGAAGGCGTGGGAATCAATCGCGGCGGCCTGCCCGACCGGGGCATCCGGGCCGCGATAACCGGCGGGTTGACCTCCTTATTATATGCCGCGCGCGACGGCCGTCCTGAAGCCGCCCGCCTGCTCGTCGATGCGCACGCCGACGTGAATCTGGCCGACCCCAACGGGATCAGCCCTCTGTTGATGTCCATTATGAACGGGCACCTCGACGTCGCCCGCTTCCTGCTCGATCACGGCGCCGGTATCGAGACCGCCGATTTCTGGGGACGCACACCGCTCTGGGCCGCCGTCGATCTCCGCAATATGGAACTCGATCATGGGAACGACGTTGGCGTGGACCGCGCGCCTGTCATCGATTTCATCAAACTACTCGTCGACCGCGGCGCGAACGTCAACGTGCGAACGAAAGAGGTTCCTCCCGGCAGGCGCTGGCTCTACTCCTTGGGCGATGTTTCCTGGGTCGATATGACCGGACAAACGCCGTTCCTGCGCGCCGCCCTCTCCGGCGACGCGATCACCATGCGATTCCTGCTCGATCACGGCGCCGATCCCAACCTCGCAACACTCGGTGGCACCACGCCGCTCATGGCCGCCGCCGGCGTGAACTGGACCGTCGCGCAGACCTATACCGTCTCGAAAGAATCGCTGCTCGAAGCCGTGAAGATCTGCCTCGAGAAAGGCGCCGACGTCAACGCCACCAACTCGATGGGGCTTACCGCCGTCATGGGTGCTGCCAATCGGGGATCCGACGACATCATTAAATTCCTTGCCGAGCACGGCGCCAGGGTCGACGTGAAAGACGCGTCCGGCCGCACAGCCGTCACCTGGGCTGAAGGCGTC